The genomic window GTGAAGCGGTTGATCGGGATCGTCGCCTTCGGCGCCGTGCCCGGTTCGACTGCATTGTTGGGCGTATCGGGGATGCGATAGGCCGACTTCATCCAGAAGCCGTCATAGACGTTGTCGATGACCGTGATCTCGTTGAGGTGCTTGACCCAGTAGGTGCCGTAATAGCCGGGCACGATCAGGCGCAGCGGGAAGCCGTTGAGGAACGGCAGGTCCTCGCCGTTCATGCCATAGGCCAGCATCACCTCGCCGTCGGTGGCGTGATCGATATCAAGCGCCTTGATGAAATCGGGCGTCTTGTCGTTGACCGGGCCGTCCATGCCGTTGAAGGTGACCTGCTTGGCGCCGGCCTGCACGCCCGCCATCTCCAGCACCGCCTTCAGCGGCACGCCGCGCCAGCGCGCATTGCCCATGGCGCCGTTGGCGAGCTGGCCGCCGGCGACACGTGGCTCGAAGAAGCCGCGGCTGTTGCCCGAGCACTGGTTGACGGCGACGATCTCTGTCGCCTTCATCTTCTTGATGTCCTTCAGCGACAGCTTCAGCGGCTTGTCGACCTTGCCCTTGACCTCGAGCGTGAACTTGTCGGGATCGAGATTGTAGGGCAGGTCGGAGAGATGATAGCGCACGAAGAACGCGTTGTTCGGCGTGATCGGGCCGTCGTTGAAGATCGCAAAAGGCGTCTCGAGCTGCGGCGGCCGGCTGGTCAGGCTGATCATCGGCCTCTTCTGCGGATACTTCACCAGCGGCCGTTCGCCGTTGGCAAAGGGCAGGGTGACGGTGTCGAGGGCCAGCGCCTTGGTTGAGCTCAGTGTGGCCGCAAGTGCGGAAAGACCCGCTCCCTTGAGTAGGTCGCGTCGATCAAACATTCTGGTCCCCTCCCGGAGCTTTTCGTTGGATCACGGTCATCACCGCGATCCTGCGCTCATCTGTTGCAACGATTTGGACGAAGTCAATTCGTGCTTTCGCAGCAAGCCCATGCCGCTGCGTTGCAGCAGGCCGGTGTTACGTGGTGATGAGAGGGACTAGAGTTGTAACGGCAGCGACGGTGCGCTCCACCTCTCCCGCTTGCGGGAGAGGTCGGCGCGGAGCGCCGGGTGAGGGCTCTCTCCTCTGGGGGATTGTCCCGTTGTCGAGGCACCCTCTCCCCAACCCTCCCCCCCAAGCGGGGGAGGGAGCGCACCTTCCGTGTGGCTTGCGCGCTACGCCGCGACGCGCACGCTCCCGTCGACCAGCGCCATCAGCTCCCTCGCATCCGCGATGACGCGCACCGCCATCGGCTCGTCGCGGCCGCGGATCGCGACCTCCTGCTGCGGCAGGGCGTGCTCGACAAGGCCGGCGGTGCGGCGGACTTCCTCCGAGACGATCGCCTCGCAGGCCAGCGTCTTGGTCATGTCCTGGAGGCGGGCGGCGACGTTAACGGCATCGCCGAGCGCGGTGAAGACGATGTGATCGCGATAGCCGATGTCGCCAATGATGACCTCGCCGCCGTGGATGCCGATGCCGAAACGGATCGGTTGGCGCAGATCGTGGCTCAGGAGCCCATTGAGCTCGTCGATATGCGTGGCGATCCCCGCGGCTGCCTTCAGGGCCTGCCGGCAGGCCTCTTGCGGATCGGCCGACAGCCCGAACAGCGCCAGCATGCCGTCGCCGACGAACTGGTTCGGCTGGCCTCCGTTCTCGATCACCGCCTGCGACACCGCGCCGAGGAAGCGGTTGACGATGAAGACGGTGTCGAACGGCAGCCGCTTCTCGGCAAGCTGCGTCGAGCCGCGCATGTCCACGAACAGGCTGACGAGATAGCGCTCCTGGCCAATTCTGGCGGGCGTCGAAGCCTGCGCATTCGCGGAGAGTGTGTGCGGGGTGAAGAGCTGAAAGAAGGAGAGATCCGACGTCGGCCGCAGCTGGCAGGCGAGCCTGATCGAGGGATCGCTGGTGCCGACGCGGGTCAGCACGAAGGCCTCGCGCTGCGACGGCTCGGGCAGGGCGCCGTGATCGCCGATGATGCGGATGCGGCAGGTCGAGCAGCGGGCGCGGCCGCCGCAGACGCTGGCATGAGGTACATTGTGGCGCAGGCTCGCTTCCAGCACCGACAGCCCTTTGGGGACCCGCACCGTCTTGCCGTTGCCGTAGGACAACGCGATCATGCCGCCGCGCCGTTCGCGCAACGCGCGCACGCCGCGCGCCGCCAGCGCCAGTCCGAGCAGGCCGAAATAACCGACGGTGAGGCCGCCGGTGATGTGGTCGAGCGTATTGCCTTCCGCGACCGTGCCGACCTGGCGGCGGGTGAGATTGTGCGTACGCCATTCTCCATCGTCGCTCTCGACGGCGATGCTACGGCCGCCCTGATAGATGCCGAGCAGCGACAGCGTCGGGATCAGCACGGCCGCCGCGAGCAGATAGGGTGCCGCGCGCGTGAAGAACGGCTTGAGGCGAAGCCAGAAGAAGATGCCGATGCAGCCGTGCACCCAGGCAACCAGAAGCAGGATCGTCATCTGCCAGAGCCGGCCGGGCGATGCGACGAAGAACAGATAGAGTTCCTGCGGATACAGCTTTTGGTGTCCGTACAGCGTCTGGCCGAGCCGCACCCCGATCACATGCGCCATGACCAAAGCGGGGATGCTCAAGCCCAGCACCAGCTGGAGCGGCTCGATCGTCCGCCAGCGGAACTGCCGGCGCTGGTACAGCGCGTAAAGGCCGAGCCCCATATGGGTGAGTGCGGCCGTGTAGAACACGATCGCGACGGGGAGGAACTGCCAGAATAGGGTGTGGTAGTAGACCCCGGCCTCCATGGCATCGACCGAGATGTTGCCGAGCGCATGGTTGAGGAAATGGCTGACCACGTAGGAGAACAGGATGATTCCACAGATAAGCCGCACCTGCCGCACGCTGGTGGCACGGACGACGGACATCTGTATGGGAGCGGTGGCCATGATTCGGTTGTATCAGTTCATGAAAGAGAACAGCCAGCGTAGCGTTTAATTCCAGGGCTGGACAGGTTGTGTGGTCACATGCGCGGCAAGGTTACGGAATCGTAGGGTGGGCAAAGGCGCCTTGGCGCCGTGCCCACCATTCCGCGTCCTTCCGCTCCGCCGTCGTCCCGGACAAGCGCGCCCCAAGCGCGCGCCGATCCGGGACCCATAATCACAGGAAGATGTTGTGCGACGGGCTGGTAACTCCGAGTCTTCGCCAAACTCCACCCTGTGGTTATGGGTCCTGGGTCTGCGCTTCGCTTGCCCGGGACGACGGTGGCGGCCCGCATTGACTCCCCCTCCCAGGTTGGCGAAAAGCGCGGCCGTGACGACAGCCCCTGACATCACCGTGCCCCTCCGCGACGCCGCGCGCCGGCCCTTCGTGATGGCCGCAGCGATCATCGCCGCGATGACCGTGCTGCGCATCGTCTACGCCTCCGCGATCGAGTTGCGCACCGACGAGGCCTATTACTGGACCTGGTCGAAGGAGGCAGCGCTCAGCTTCCTCGATCATCCGCCTGGCGTCGCCTGGCTCATTCGCTTCGGCACTGCGATCTTCGGCGACACCGCGCTTGGCGTCCGCTTCGGCGGCATCGTCGCGATGCTGGTGACGCAGCTGCTGCTCGCCGACATCGTTCGCCGTCTCACCCATGACGCACGAGCGATCATGATCGCGGTGCTGATGCCGGAGGCCGCGCTCTATTACGGCCTGCTGATGGCCAAGGTCGCGCCCGATGTCGCCATGATCCCGTTTGCGGTGGCGATGATGTGGTCGCTAGTGCGGCTCGCGCAAAGCGGCGATGGACGCTGGTGGCTCGCGGCCGGCCTGTTCGCGGGTCTGTCGATGCTGTCGAAATTCACCGCGATCATGTTCGCGCCCGCCGTGGCAGCTTTTCTACTCGTGCCAGATTGGCGCTGGCGTTGGCTACGCAGCCCCTATCCCTATCTCGCGGTGCTGGTCGCGACCCTCGTGTTCTCGCCGGTGCTGATCTGGAATGCGCAGCACGACTGGGCCTCGTTTCGCTTCCAGGGCGTGCGCGCCACTGCCAGTTACGGCATCTCGCTGCGCACCATCGGCGATTACATCGGCCTGCAATTCGGCCTGGTCGGCTTCGTGATGCTGCCGGTGGTGCTGACGGGCCTGGTGCTGACGGCATGGCGCGGCTATCGCAGGCGCGAGCCGGTCGCGATCCTGTTGTCGACCGCGGTGCTGGTGCCGTTTCTCTATTTCTTGGTCAAGTCGATGACGCTTCGGGTCGGCGACACCTGGCCGATGTTCATGTGGCCGGTCGGCTTCGCCGCCGCGGCTGTGAACCTCGCAACGATGAGGAAGGAGGGATGGTCGGCGCGCACGCTCAGATCGTCGGCGTTCTGGGCCAGGACATCCATCACCACGGGCATCGCCTTCGTCGTCATCGTGTTCCTCTACTACGTCGCCGCGCCCTGGAATCTGCTCGGCAAGATCGACCCGATCGGCGCGGAAGCCGGCTACGAGCAGGTCGCCGCGCGCGCGCAGGCCGCGCTGGACGAGACCGGCGCGACCTGGATCGCCACCACGGACTATCGCACCTACGCCATGATGCGCTGGCTGTTCAGGGGCCGCGTGCCCGTCGTCGAGATCAACGAGCGCGGCCGCTTCCAGGATTTCCGCGATCCCGGCATGGATCGGATCCAGGGCAACGCCGGCATCTATGTCGGGCGGGAGCCGGACAATCGATCATCGCTATGGGAGAGCATCCCGGCGAAACGCGAGCCGCTTGGCCAGGTCGAGCGCCGCTGGCGTGGGCGCGTGATGGACACCTATGTGCTGGAAAAGCTCACCGGCTGGACGCCGGAGCTATCGCCTCCGAAGGATTCGCCGCTGTTTCAGTGGCGCGTGCTGGCGGGAGAATTCAGCGCGAGGCTCGCGCGGTTTCTCTTACCTCCCCTGGAGGGGCAGGGTCGATCGCGCGCAGCGCGAGCGGGGTGGGGTGATCTCTCCACTCGGGCACTGTTGGATGTGGCGAGACCGTCACCCCACCCCGTCTCACATTTCGCTCCGCTCAATGTGAGCCGACCCTCCCCCTCCAGGGTAGGGCTATCGCATATGGCGTGAATAATGCTTCGGCATCGGCAGTGGGCTCCCTCTCCCGCTTGCGGGGGAGGGCTGGGGTGGGGGGTGCCTCCGCGTCGGGATTGTCGAGAATTGCGGAGGCGATCCCAGTGCGGTGAGAGCCCTCACCCGCCGCGCTCGGGACGATGCTTCGCATCGCCCGGGACGCGTCGGCCTCTCCCGCAAGCGGGAGAGGCGGAGCAACCTCGCGGGTGGTCCCCGCGAAATGCATATGCGATAGCCCTACCCTCCAGGGGAGGGTAAGGACGAGCAGAGCCCTACTCCTCCTCGTCTTTCTTCCGCAACAGATCCGTCGCGAGGTCCGACAGCTTCGGCGGCGGCAGGGCCGCGAACGGCAGCGGCCGCGTGACTTCGATCGCGGCAAGGCCGAGCCGTGCCGTCAGCAGACCGTTGAGCACACCTTCGCCGAGCCGCTGCGACAGCTTCGCGGCGATGCCGTGGCCGAGCATCTGCTGCACCAGGCTGTCGCTCGCGGCCATGCCGCCGGTGATGGCAAGATGGGCGATGACGTGGCGGAGCAGGCGGATCATGCCGAGCGCGCCGGGGCGGCCGCCATAGAGGTAGGCGAGCTGGCGGATCAGGCGCAGCGCGGCGACGAACACGAACAGCACGTCGATCGCCGCGCGCGGCGAGACTGCCGTGACGATCGAGACCTTTTGCGCGGCCGACGACACCAGCCGCCGCGCCTCCGCATCCAGCGGCGACATCAACTCGCGCTCGGCGAGCCGGATCATGTCGGCGCCGTCGATGATCTCGCCGGCATGGCTCTCCAGCGCCGCGCGGGCGCGCGCGAGCTGTGGATTCTGGTGCGCGATGTTCAGGAGGTCCTGCACGATGACGCGGCTCTCCTTGCGATCGTCACTGGCAAGCACCGCCGCGGCGCGCTGATGCAGTTTCTCGATGGTCGCGAGCCGTGCCAGCCCGAACGCCTCGCGCCCGATCACGACGGCAAGCGCAAGCGCGGTGACGAACGCGAAAGCGAGGCCGACCATGCCGAGGCTTTCGCTGCGCGCAAACAGATCCTCGATCAGACGGACGACACCGAGCCCGGTACCGAGCAGCGTCAACCCGGCGAGCCCGGACCAGAACATCGTGCCCCAGGGAAAGCCGCGCCGCGCCGGAAGCGTGGTTTGAACCGGCACCGGCAGCGCCAGTGGATCGGGCTCCGGCGTGATCTGGATGGTGCCGCGACTGATCCGTCCCGTCTCGTCGGCTTCGGTGACGACGACACTGGGATCGTCCAGCCGGAACGTCGCGGGCCGCCGCTGCTGGGATCGCTCGTTCATGAGAGCTTGTCTCCGATCAGGAACTGCAAGGCACGGTCGAGGCGGATGTGTGGCAGGGCCGGCTCTTCCGTGCCCTCGTGCTCGAGCTTCGGCGGGCGGAAGCGCAGGAAGCGGAAATCACTCTTCTCGGCGGCCTGCGTCGAGAGCCCGCGGAACGCGTCCCTACCGTTGAACAGCGGTTCGGGATCCAGCGGCAAATCGCCTGGAAAGGTCGCAACCTCAGTGTTGCCGTCGAAGAATTCGCCGCCGGCACTTTCGCCCGCGGCGGGCGTTCCCAGGATCGACGGCAATTTGTCGCGGCCACGCGCCACCTGCGCCTCGCGCGTGGCGCGTATGGCGGCGAGCGCCACCACGTCGATCTCCGCGCCGGTATTTTCCGCGCGCGTAACCGCGCCGGTGACCGCACGGCGTAGCACGGCCTCGAGCCGGTCGTGGCTGGAATGATGCAGATGGTCCGCCTTGGTCGCCGCGAACAGGATGCGGTCGATGCGTGGCCGGAACAGGCTGGAGAGCAACGTGCTGCGACCGATGTTAAAGCAATCCAGAATGCCGGCAAGCGCGGCTTCGAGATCGTGCAGCGCTTCGGGTCCGGAGTTGAACGCGGTGAGCGCATCGGCCAGCACGATCTGGCGGTCGAGCCGCGCAAAATGATCGCGGAAGAACGGCCGCACCACCATGTCCTTGTAGGCGTCATAGCGGCGCACCATCATCGCCCATAGCGATCCCTCCGGCGCCCGCCCGCCGGCGGGCACGTCGAGCGGCGCAAAGGTCAGCGCCGGCGTGTCGGCGAGACTGCCGGGCATCAGGAAGCGGCCGGGGGGCAAGAGGCTCATCGCGAAGCGCTCGTCGCGGCAAGCGCGCAGATAATCGGTGAAGAGCTTCGCGGCCGTCAGTGTTGCCTGCTCATCCTCGCGTGCGTCGGGCTTGAGCGTTGCGAGATGCGCGTGCCAGTCCGTTGCCAGATGCGCACGCGGCGCCTCACGCGACAGCGCCAGGCTTTCCGCCGACCATTGCTCAAAACTCTTCTGCAGCAGCGGCAGATCCAGCAGCCATTCGCCGGGATAGTCGACGATGTCGAGCGTGAGCGTGCGGTCGGCGCCATTCGGGCGCTGGTAGTCGATGACGAGACGGAGCTCGCTGATATCGACGGTCGAGCTCGGCCAGCGCCGCTCCTCGATCAGTGCGCGCAGATGGTTCTCATAGGCAAAGCGCGGCACGGCATCATCGGGCTGCGGCGCCAGATGCGCCCGCGCGATCCGGCCCGAGGCATAGGCCTCGAACACCGGAAACCGGCCGCCGCGGGTGAGGCCGTGAATCAGCGCCGTGATGAATACCGTCTTACCGGCCCGCGACAGGCCGGTGACGCCAAGCCGCACCGTCGGATTGAAGAAATGCTCGCCATAGTCGATCAGCGCCCTCGCCGACAGCCGCGCCTCCTCGACCATATCCTGGAAACTGAATACCATATGAACGTTAGGGGATCTCGGGCGGGAGGAATGTGCGACCGTTCACAAAAGTGGCAACTGCCTGAGGAAAATCAAGCTTCATACTTCCACCGCCTTTGTCGGCAAATCAGCCGTTTGAACGATGCGCCGATCTCGAAAGACCCATACAAGAGGGCATTGCCACGCTTTGCGGATTGCCATGACCGTCTTCCAACTGAAACAGCTTGCGTCCAGCTCCGTCCACGCCGCAGCCGACGCGATGGGCTGGAACTACGATCGCGCCGAGCTGATCGCCGACGGCGTCGTGCATGCGATCGGCGTCCTCTTCGGCATCATCGCAGCGACCGTGCTGGTGGTGCTGGCCGCGGTCTATTCCGACGCCACCGACATCGTCGGCGTCTCGATCTACGTCGCCGGCTTGATCTCGATGCTGGTGCTGTCGGCGACCTATAATCTCTGGCCGGTGTCGCCGGCAAAATGGCTGCTGCGGCGGTTCGACCATTCCGCGATCTATCTGTTGATCGCGGCGACCTACACGCCGTTCATCCTGGAAGTGAAGGACAGCGTGTTCGCGCTGGTGCTGCTTGCCGGCGTCTGGTGCGTGGCAATCCTCGGCATCGTGCTGAAGCTTCTCTATCCCGGCCGGTTCGACCGGGTCTCGGTCGGCATCTATCTCGCGATGGGCTGGAGTGGCCTCATGATCTACGACGCCGTCGTCAGGGCGTTGCCCTCGCTGGTGCTGGGCTTCATCCTTGCAGGCGGCCTGCTCTACAGCTTTGGCGTGATCTTCCACGCCTGGCGGCGGCTGCGCTTCCAGAATGCGATCTGGCACGGCTTTGTCTTGGCCGGCGCGGCGTGTCATTATACCGCGGTGCTCGACCTCGTGTTGAGCTGAGCAAGCCGCGAAGCGGTATAAGAGACGCGGTCCAAGACAAGAGGAGACGTCGCATGCAGGTGACCGGCAAGGTCGTGGTCGTCACGGGCGGCGCCAATGGCATCGGTAAGGCGCTGTGCGAGGCTTTTCACGAGGCGGGTGCAGCCAAGGTCGTCGTCGCGGACATGGATGCCGCCAATGCGAGGGCGGTCGCGGCCATGGTGGATGGGGCCGCCTTCAAATGCGACGTCGCGCAGGAAAAGGACATTGCGCACGTCATCGAGGAGACCGAGCGGCAGTTCGGCCCGATCGAATTGTTCTGCTCCAATGCCGGCATCGGCGGCGGCTTCGATCCGATGTCGGAAAATGCCGGCGGCGCCTCCGACGAGCCGTGGCAGCGCAGCTGGGCGATCCACGTCATGGCCCACGTCTATGCCGCGCGGCATCTGATCCCGCGCATGAAGGCGCGCGGCGGCGGCTATTTCCTTAACACCATCTCGGCCGCGGGCCTGTTGTCGCAGGTCGGCAGCCCGGCTTATTCGACGACAAAGCACGCCGCGGTCGGCTTTGCCGAAAATCTCGCGATCTCGCACAAGGCCCACAACATCAAGGTCTCGATCCTCTGCCCGCAGGGCGTCGACACCAACATGCTGCGCTCGATCCCGAAAGGCCCGCAATCCGGTGACGGCGACCTGACGCCGGAGCAGGTGGCGAAAGACGTGCTCGCCGGCCTCGAACAGGAGACGTTCCTGATCCTGCCGCACCCCCAGGTGCTCGGCTACATGCGCAAGAAGACCGAGAATTACGACCGCTGGATCGGCGGCATGGCCAAGATCCAGGCGAAGATGCGGGAGGAGTTCGGGAAGTAGGGAGGGAGTGCCGCAATTTCGGTGTCGTCCTGGCGAAGGCCAGGACCCATACCGCGAGGTCTACCGATCTAGCCGCGATAGGAGTACCGAACGGCAAGTCTTCGCCAAAACTAGTCCTTGGGGTAATGGGTCCTGGCTTTCGCCAGGACGACGATGGGGCGAGCTACACGGCTACGCCGCCATCTCCTCCTCCATCCGGCTCTGCCTGAGCGCTCGCGCATAGAGCATCATCCCCTCGCGCACGGTGCGCTGATCCGCCTCCGTCAGCGCCGCCAGCGCTCCGCTCACCTGCTGCCGCCCAAACGCGTGCAGCGCCTCCAGCGTGCGCCGTCCCTTCGCTGTCAGCGACAGCAGCTTGCTGCGTGCATCAAGCTCATCCGGCGTCTCCCTGAGCTCGCCGCAGTCGATCAGCTTGCGCACCAGGCGGCTGACGCTGGATTTCTCCAACCGCAGGAAATCGCCGAGCTCTCCCGAGGTCATGGGTCCGCGGATGCCGATCTCGAGGATGGTGTGGACCGCCGACGGCGGATAGTCCGATGCCGCCACCGTCGCGTCCATGAAGCCGAGCTCGCGCACCATCAGGCGCGAGGCGGCGCGGATGTCGTCGATCAGCGAAAGCTCGGCCATCTTGACTCCTGGCATATAGTTGTATCATACAACTATATGCGTGCAACGGCGCGCGCAAGCGTTTTGGAGTGAGCCATGAGCGGAACTTTGCCGGCGGGGATGCGGATGAGGGGCAAGGTCTGCCTGGTGACGGGCGGCGGCAGCGGCATCGGCCGTGCCACCGCGCTACGGATGGCGTCCGAAGGCGCGGAAGCGATTTTTGTCGCGGGCCGGCGCGAGGCAGAGATCGAAGCAACCGCCGCGGCATGCGGCGAGCTCGGTGCCTTGGCCATTCCGGTCAAGACCGACATCACGCGAGAGGACGACGTCGCGCGCCTCGTCAGCACGGCCATGAAGCGCTGCGGCCGGCTCGACGTGGCCTTCAACAATGCCGGATTCCAGGAGCGCCGCGCGCCGCTGGAGGAGCAGGGCACTGATATCTACGACAGCGTGTTCGACACCAATGTCCGCGCGCTGTTCCTGTGCCTGCGCCACCAATTGCCGGCAATGCTCGCGAAGGGCCGCGGCAGCATCGTCGTCAACGCCTCCGTCAGCGGCGTGCGCAATCCCAATCCCGGCTTCTCGCTCTACTCGGCCTCCAAGGCCGCTGCGATTTCGCTAACGCGTTCGGCCGCGATGGAGAATGCCCCCCGCGGCATCCGCATCAACGCCATCGCCCCCGGCCGCGTCGTCACCGACATGATGCTGCGCGCCGGCGTCGGCGATGTCGCAACGGTGAGCGCCGGCCTGCCGCTGCGGCGGATGGGGAGCCCGGAGGAAGTGGCGGAGGCGGTGGTGTGGCTGGCGTCGGACGCGTCGTCGTATGTCGTGGGACACGTGCTCGCGGCGGATGGAGGATTTTTGGCGTCCTAGTGGTGCATGCGAGCCAGGACGACGGTGAAGATATGGCCTGCGCTCCTAATGCTTCTGCCCGTACAACACCGGCACCGCCGCATCCACGATCACCTCCACGAGGCTCGTGCCTTCGTGTGCCATCCCGCGTTTCAGCGCCTCGCCCAGCTCCGCCGCCTTGCTCACCCGCACCGCATGGCAGCCCATGCCTTCGGCGAGCCGCACGAAATCGATCCCCGGCAGCTCCAGCCCCGGCACGTTGCGCACCTGCATCACCTGGCTGAACGAGCGCATGGCGCCGTAGCCGGAATTGTTGATGACGACGACGGTGAGCGGCAGCTTGCGCTGCGCAGCGGTCCATAGCGCCTGGATCGAATACATCGCCGAGCCGTCGCCGATCAGGCAGACCGTGCGCTGCTTTGGCTTGCCGAGCGCCATGCCGACCGCGGCGGGCAGGGAGTAGCCGAGACCGCCGCTCGCCATCGTGTAAAAACTGTCCTGGCCGCGCATCGGCATGAATTTCTGCATCGCCGGCCGGTGCGAGGGCACTTCCTCGACGAGCGACGCGCCCTCAGGCATCGCCTGCGACAGCGAGTGCAGCAGGAAGTCGACGGGTAGCGGATCGGCGGGTTGCGGCGGCGGCGGCAGCGTGCGGCCTTTCGGCGTCGACCGCTTGCTCTCCGGCAAAAGGTCGAGCAGCAGGCTCAGCGCCAGCTTGATGGTGGCGATGATACTGGTGCCGACCGGCGTCACCGCCGCCGCATCCGGATCATCCGTGATCTGGAAGATCGTCGCGCCGCCGTCGAAGATCGCGGCATGGCCCTCGACATGGAAGGTAAACACCGGTGCGCCGATCACGATCACCAGATCGTGCTCGCGTAGCGCATCGGACAGCTGCGCGGGCGACGCATGCAGGAAGCCCGCGAATTGCGGATGCCGCTCGGGAAACGAGCAGCGCGCCGAGAACGGGCTGACCCAGACGCTGGCCTTGGCCTTCTCGGCGACGCGCACCATCAGATCGACCGCGCCGGCGCGGTCGACGCCGGGACCGACCACGAGGGCGGGGTGCTTGGCCGAACCGAGCGCAGCAAC from Bradyrhizobium zhanjiangense includes these protein-coding regions:
- a CDS encoding YcjF family protein: MNERSQQRRPATFRLDDPSVVVTEADETGRISRGTIQITPEPDPLALPVPVQTTLPARRGFPWGTMFWSGLAGLTLLGTGLGVVRLIEDLFARSESLGMVGLAFAFVTALALAVVIGREAFGLARLATIEKLHQRAAAVLASDDRKESRVIVQDLLNIAHQNPQLARARAALESHAGEIIDGADMIRLAERELMSPLDAEARRLVSSAAQKVSIVTAVSPRAAIDVLFVFVAALRLIRQLAYLYGGRPGALGMIRLLRHVIAHLAITGGMAASDSLVQQMLGHGIAAKLSQRLGEGVLNGLLTARLGLAAIEVTRPLPFAALPPPKLSDLATDLLRKKDEEE
- the trhA gene encoding PAQR family membrane homeostasis protein TrhA → MTVFQLKQLASSSVHAAADAMGWNYDRAELIADGVVHAIGVLFGIIAATVLVVLAAVYSDATDIVGVSIYVAGLISMLVLSATYNLWPVSPAKWLLRRFDHSAIYLLIAATYTPFILEVKDSVFALVLLAGVWCVAILGIVLKLLYPGRFDRVSVGIYLAMGWSGLMIYDAVVRALPSLVLGFILAGGLLYSFGVIFHAWRRLRFQNAIWHGFVLAGAACHYTAVLDLVLS
- a CDS encoding YcjX family protein codes for the protein MVFSFQDMVEEARLSARALIDYGEHFFNPTVRLGVTGLSRAGKTVFITALIHGLTRGGRFPVFEAYASGRIARAHLAPQPDDAVPRFAYENHLRALIEERRWPSSTVDISELRLVIDYQRPNGADRTLTLDIVDYPGEWLLDLPLLQKSFEQWSAESLALSREAPRAHLATDWHAHLATLKPDAREDEQATLTAAKLFTDYLRACRDERFAMSLLPPGRFLMPGSLADTPALTFAPLDVPAGGRAPEGSLWAMMVRRYDAYKDMVVRPFFRDHFARLDRQIVLADALTAFNSGPEALHDLEAALAGILDCFNIGRSTLLSSLFRPRIDRILFAATKADHLHHSSHDRLEAVLRRAVTGAVTRAENTGAEIDVVALAAIRATREAQVARGRDKLPSILGTPAAGESAGGEFFDGNTEVATFPGDLPLDPEPLFNGRDAFRGLSTQAAEKSDFRFLRFRPPKLEHEGTEEPALPHIRLDRALQFLIGDKLS
- a CDS encoding glycosyltransferase family 39 protein, with translation MAAAIIAAMTVLRIVYASAIELRTDEAYYWTWSKEAALSFLDHPPGVAWLIRFGTAIFGDTALGVRFGGIVAMLVTQLLLADIVRRLTHDARAIMIAVLMPEAALYYGLLMAKVAPDVAMIPFAVAMMWSLVRLAQSGDGRWWLAAGLFAGLSMLSKFTAIMFAPAVAAFLLVPDWRWRWLRSPYPYLAVLVATLVFSPVLIWNAQHDWASFRFQGVRATASYGISLRTIGDYIGLQFGLVGFVMLPVVLTGLVLTAWRGYRRREPVAILLSTAVLVPFLYFLVKSMTLRVGDTWPMFMWPVGFAAAAVNLATMRKEGWSARTLRSSAFWARTSITTGIAFVVIVFLYYVAAPWNLLGKIDPIGAEAGYEQVAARAQAALDETGATWIATTDYRTYAMMRWLFRGRVPVVEINERGRFQDFRDPGMDRIQGNAGIYVGREPDNRSSLWESIPAKREPLGQVERRWRGRVMDTYVLEKLTGWTPELSPPKDSPLFQWRVLAGEFSARLARFLLPPLEGQGRSRAARAGWGDLSTRALLDVARPSPHPVSHFAPLNVSRPSPSRVGLSHMA
- a CDS encoding molybdopterin-dependent oxidoreductase, with the translated sequence MFDRRDLLKGAGLSALAATLSSTKALALDTVTLPFANGERPLVKYPQKRPMISLTSRPPQLETPFAIFNDGPITPNNAFFVRYHLSDLPYNLDPDKFTLEVKGKVDKPLKLSLKDIKKMKATEIVAVNQCSGNSRGFFEPRVAGGQLANGAMGNARWRGVPLKAVLEMAGVQAGAKQVTFNGMDGPVNDKTPDFIKALDIDHATDGEVMLAYGMNGEDLPFLNGFPLRLIVPGYYGTYWVKHLNEITVIDNVYDGFWMKSAYRIPDTPNNAVEPGTAPKATIPINRFTIRSFITSVPDGAKLKAGATTLRGIAFDGGKGIKEVQVSTDGGKTWTSAKLGKDLGKYSFREWKLPVKLAAGSHELKVRATGNGGETQPDTPRWNPAGYLRNVVETVRVTVA
- a CDS encoding MarR family winged helix-turn-helix transcriptional regulator, producing the protein MAELSLIDDIRAASRLMVRELGFMDATVAASDYPPSAVHTILEIGIRGPMTSGELGDFLRLEKSSVSRLVRKLIDCGELRETPDELDARSKLLSLTAKGRRTLEALHAFGRQQVSGALAALTEADQRTVREGMMLYARALRQSRMEEEMAA
- a CDS encoding SDR family NAD(P)-dependent oxidoreductase, which codes for MSGTLPAGMRMRGKVCLVTGGGSGIGRATALRMASEGAEAIFVAGRREAEIEATAAACGELGALAIPVKTDITREDDVARLVSTAMKRCGRLDVAFNNAGFQERRAPLEEQGTDIYDSVFDTNVRALFLCLRHQLPAMLAKGRGSIVVNASVSGVRNPNPGFSLYSASKAAAISLTRSAAMENAPRGIRINAIAPGRVVTDMMLRAGVGDVATVSAGLPLRRMGSPEEVAEAVVWLASDASSYVVGHVLAADGGFLAS
- a CDS encoding adenylate/guanylate cyclase domain-containing protein, which codes for MATAPIQMSVVRATSVRQVRLICGIILFSYVVSHFLNHALGNISVDAMEAGVYYHTLFWQFLPVAIVFYTAALTHMGLGLYALYQRRQFRWRTIEPLQLVLGLSIPALVMAHVIGVRLGQTLYGHQKLYPQELYLFFVASPGRLWQMTILLLVAWVHGCIGIFFWLRLKPFFTRAAPYLLAAAVLIPTLSLLGIYQGGRSIAVESDDGEWRTHNLTRRQVGTVAEGNTLDHITGGLTVGYFGLLGLALAARGVRALRERRGGMIALSYGNGKTVRVPKGLSVLEASLRHNVPHASVCGGRARCSTCRIRIIGDHGALPEPSQREAFVLTRVGTSDPSIRLACQLRPTSDLSFFQLFTPHTLSANAQASTPARIGQERYLVSLFVDMRGSTQLAEKRLPFDTVFIVNRFLGAVSQAVIENGGQPNQFVGDGMLALFGLSADPQEACRQALKAAAGIATHIDELNGLLSHDLRQPIRFGIGIHGGEVIIGDIGYRDHIVFTALGDAVNVAARLQDMTKTLACEAIVSEEVRRTAGLVEHALPQQEVAIRGRDEPMAVRVIADARELMALVDGSVRVAA
- a CDS encoding SDR family oxidoreductase — protein: MQVTGKVVVVTGGANGIGKALCEAFHEAGAAKVVVADMDAANARAVAAMVDGAAFKCDVAQEKDIAHVIEETERQFGPIELFCSNAGIGGGFDPMSENAGGASDEPWQRSWAIHVMAHVYAARHLIPRMKARGGGYFLNTISAAGLLSQVGSPAYSTTKHAAVGFAENLAISHKAHNIKVSILCPQGVDTNMLRSIPKGPQSGDGDLTPEQVAKDVLAGLEQETFLILPHPQVLGYMRKKTENYDRWIGGMAKIQAKMREEFGK